ACAAACTTAGTGAAAAGTTTGGAATCGACACAAGTGATGAAGCTCTTTTGACAGCAATCAAAGAGCATAATGAGGTATGCAGACTGATCCGCGAAATTGGAAGTTACAGAAAGCTTGATGAACCTACTATCACAGGAACCGAGTTTTCTACAATAATGCTCTCCACTCTTGTCTGCCCTAAATATCTCATCATAGATAAACTCCGCGACATCGCTGAGCAGCTTAAGACCAGAAAACCTGATGAGAAAAAGACCTACAGATGTAAGGTAGTTCTGTCAGGTTCCGAGGAAGATGATCCAGATTTTATCAAGCTTATCGAAGAATGTGGCGCTCTGGTTGTTGCAGACAGACACTGCTACGGCTCAATTCCGGGAAGAGAAGACATCATCATTCATAACGGTGAGACTCCTCTGCACGCTATTGCAAGGCACTACCTTGAAACCAGCCAGTGTCCACGTTTCATGGATCAGCACATCATGAGAGAACGCAAGCAGTTCCTGGCTGATGTGGTAAAAGAATATAAAGCTGACGGCCTCATTATTTCCCAGATGAAGTTCTGCGAATACTGGAGTTACGAACGCACGATTGATACTCTCATCTTCCCTAAAGATTTTGGTATTCCTGTATGTTCTATAGAAAAAGAATACGTCAACAATGCTGTCGGTCAGCTCAGGACAAGATTCCAGGCCTTTGTCGAGAGTATTGAACTTAAGAGCATCCAAAAAGCAAATAAGAATGCTAAGGAGGAAATCACAGCATGAAGCTAAAAGATATAAAAGCAAAATACAGAGAGCTTTTTGTTGTTGAAAAAGCTCCTGAAGATAAAAACAAGCCAAAAGATTTTAAAAAGGCTGCCAGAGATTTCTGGTATGGCAAGCCCCATGAAGAAAGGCGTCTTGGCGATCTGTATGTTGGAGATACAGGTCTTTACAAGCACCGCGAATGGCGCGGCTTTATGGATACCATGTACTACTTCAATATGATATGGCTCTACAACTACGCTCATATGGTAGGCGACATTATCAAGTACGGCGAAGGTCCGCAGGGACTTGTAGAATTTGCCAAAGGTACCATTCGCTATCGTTGGATGGGACAGACTTATCTCACAGTCATGCACTGGTTTGACAGAGGAATGGAAGGCCTTCGCGGCGAAGCCATGAAAGCTTCTGCCTGGCACTATCGCGGAATGGTAAGCGAAACTATCCGCCAGTTCCAGGAAATGTTTGTATCAGACAAAAAGCTTCATGGAGGCAAGGAAGGCAAAAACTGGAGCACTAATATAGCTCATAATGAGACAGTTGGCGGAAGCTTTTTCTATCCTTTCAGAGGACAGCTAGAAGATATTCCCCTTGAAATGATTCCTTACTTTGTTTCCGTTCATGTCAACAACCACACTGTTCTTAATTATATTGACGCTGCCCAGTCCATCGGTCTTCCATCCGATCCATGTCCAATGTGTCAGGCTGAGTATGGTCTTTTCGTACATGATGATTATCCGGATTTCGCTCCTACAATGATAACCAGTAACGAAGCCTGTGACGGATCAGTTGCAACCAGCGTACTTCAGGACTGGTTCTTAAATCGCCCGCTATATGCCCTTCCTCAGCCCATGAGATATGACGATCCTCTGGTTCAGAAGCACTGCCAGAAAGAAATTGAAGGCGCCTGGAAGTTCATCGAAGAGCACTACGGTGTCAAATTCGACTGGGAAACCTACAAAAAAACCGCTGAGTCTTTCAACAAACTCACAGAGTTCGAATGGGAAAAATGGGACGTTGCAGCCAACACTCCTTACTATCCTATCAGTGGCGTTGCCCAGGCTCTCTATCGAATCTATTACTCTCAGGATGGCGACAGACCAATATGGCATGAGATGGACGAGCACGTAAAGCGCATCATGAATAAGACGGTCAAAAACAAAATCGAGACCTTCCCCAAGACAAGGCACCGCGCGATTGCATGGAGCTGCGCTCCTCTATACTACTCACACTGGTGCACCTGGGCATACAACTGCTGGGGAATAAACTGCGTGATCAACATGGATTCACTTATGTTCGATCAGTATCTTAGAACTGATACTTATGAGCACGCTCTTGAGGATCTCGCCTGGATGAACGAAAAAGCTCCTATGAGAGCCATGGCGGTTGGAGGACATGAACATATCCTTTCACTCTTTAGCTACATGGAACGTTTCAACTGTGACATGGTGATCATGTATGATCAGCTTCAGTGTAAAGGAATGCAGGGTATCCACGGAGTCTTCGAGGACGAATTCAGAAAACGTAACATTCATGCAATCTGGATTCCACACGCTCTTCCTGATAAGAGAACCGTATCAAGAAAAGAGATCAGACAGATCATCAATGACTATATGACAACAGTCATGCACGAAGAGCCGCTCGATCCAACACTTGTGGACTTCGATGATGATAAGAGCTGGTAAAAGATATTGATACTACCTGACAGATTCTGCCATATAGCAGATAGAAGAAATGACTAAATAATTTATAGAGGTATTAGTAAATGAAATCATTTTTAAGATTCTTAGGAAAACTAATAGGTATAGGCGCTGTAATCTACGGTATCCTCTTTGCAGTATTTTACTGGGACCTTGATGGTAAATTTATGTATTACATCTGGGAGCCAATGATGGTAAAGAGATTTGACAACATGAAGCGTGCGGACAATACAAGCATTCCTTATCTCCAGAAGGATAAGGTTGCTCCCGATGAATACACACAGATTTTGTAATAGGAGGCTTATAAAATGTCAGAGCATGAACACCATCATCACGAACACGGAAGCATAGATTCTCCCGAAAAATTAAAAGCACTGCTCCATCACATGTATCATCATAATGAAGAACACACAGAAGAACTCCACGCTATTGTTCATGCACTTGAAGACCAGGGTAGCCCTGATCTTGCCGCCAAGGTTTCACAGGCAATAGATGAATACACAAAAGGTAATAAACTTCTGGATGAAACGCTGAAAGAGCTGCCATAAGGCAGCTCTTTTCTAAGTAATTTCAAATAAAGATCATCAACATAACAGCAGCAAATCCTACAGTAAATGCCAGTGCGCCTCTGTCATTATCCTGTTTGAGTGCTATCTGAGGAATTTCCTCAATTGTCGTGTAAACCAGCGCTCCTCCGGAAACTGACATGATATATGGTAATAGTCCCGGGAATAAAACAATAAGCACAACTGTGATTATACCAAGCAGAGGTATTGGTGCCCCGGACACCACGCCCATAAGAAAAGCCTTACCCGTTTTGGCCCCGGCACCTCTTAACCAAAGTGAAACACTTAACGCTTCAGGAATATTCTGAAGAGCAATTGCAATCGCCAAAACAAGTGCGACTGTCGTTGATATCCATTCTGTCTTCATAAAATGTGCAGCATAGATTGCTCCAAGCGCTATTCCTTCAGGTATATGATGTATTACTTCTTTCAGAACAGCCTTTACCATGGGGCTTAATTTACTCTCCGGACCTTCTGTTATATCCGAATATACATGCGTATGAGGTACAAACTTATCAAGGAGAACCTGTAGTATTACACCCACGCAAAAGAAAATTGTCACAGATATTATTCCCTTATGTGCATCAACACTTATTCCGTCAACAGCCGGTTCTATCATTCCCCAAACAGCCACAG
The sequence above is a segment of the Butyrivibrio proteoclasticus B316 genome. Coding sequences within it:
- a CDS encoding 2-hydroxyacyl-CoA dehydratase family protein, which produces MKDLVHIFELEDLLQEANNELIRKAKADGKKILGYTCYFMPEVLLDLPGCVSVRLRAPRSSSPDMATYYMSNRTCMYGRCLLERALEGGFNFLDAQMATETCTVTCRFQEHLQLMDIIQNPDFFCEFTDVPFKKNDNSIEHFETQLRIHVLDKLSEKFGIDTSDEALLTAIKEHNEVCRLIREIGSYRKLDEPTITGTEFSTIMLSTLVCPKYLIIDKLRDIAEQLKTRKPDEKKTYRCKVVLSGSEEDDPDFIKLIEECGALVVADRHCYGSIPGREDIIIHNGETPLHAIARHYLETSQCPRFMDQHIMRERKQFLADVVKEYKADGLIISQMKFCEYWSYERTIDTLIFPKDFGIPVCSIEKEYVNNAVGQLRTRFQAFVESIELKSIQKANKNAKEEITA
- a CDS encoding 2-hydroxyacyl-CoA dehydratase family protein, whose product is MKLKDIKAKYRELFVVEKAPEDKNKPKDFKKAARDFWYGKPHEERRLGDLYVGDTGLYKHREWRGFMDTMYYFNMIWLYNYAHMVGDIIKYGEGPQGLVEFAKGTIRYRWMGQTYLTVMHWFDRGMEGLRGEAMKASAWHYRGMVSETIRQFQEMFVSDKKLHGGKEGKNWSTNIAHNETVGGSFFYPFRGQLEDIPLEMIPYFVSVHVNNHTVLNYIDAAQSIGLPSDPCPMCQAEYGLFVHDDYPDFAPTMITSNEACDGSVATSVLQDWFLNRPLYALPQPMRYDDPLVQKHCQKEIEGAWKFIEEHYGVKFDWETYKKTAESFNKLTEFEWEKWDVAANTPYYPISGVAQALYRIYYSQDGDRPIWHEMDEHVKRIMNKTVKNKIETFPKTRHRAIAWSCAPLYYSHWCTWAYNCWGINCVINMDSLMFDQYLRTDTYEHALEDLAWMNEKAPMRAMAVGGHEHILSLFSYMERFNCDMVIMYDQLQCKGMQGIHGVFEDEFRKRNIHAIWIPHALPDKRTVSRKEIRQIINDYMTTVMHEEPLDPTLVDFDDDKSW